A window of the Chthonomonas sp. genome harbors these coding sequences:
- a CDS encoding helix-turn-helix transcriptional regulator, giving the protein MRSEEFREKVEQLGYGVLGQRLFRARTYHDLSVRDLADRAQVSKNTITRIEKGLPVHIETLRILARALKLKPENLVAAEFDVGNTVSVARTTTGRWFDLATYTGSMPTSPELSADPDQWASDAQPFSPLASRDIEGRFNPNLIVLRAPTERRSHRGEEFAYVLTGRLRVVFDDRAVELEAGDSIYFWAAESHRYEPISEDVKLLSIVLDPVPTSTRGLRFARN; this is encoded by the coding sequence ATGCGTTCGGAAGAGTTTCGCGAGAAAGTTGAACAGTTGGGTTACGGGGTGCTCGGCCAGCGCCTGTTTCGCGCCCGCACCTATCACGACCTTTCGGTGCGCGACCTGGCCGACCGCGCGCAGGTGAGCAAGAACACGATCACGCGCATCGAAAAGGGCCTGCCGGTGCACATCGAAACGCTGCGCATTTTGGCCCGGGCTCTGAAGCTCAAGCCGGAGAACCTGGTGGCGGCCGAGTTCGACGTCGGCAACACGGTGAGCGTGGCGCGCACGACCACCGGTCGCTGGTTCGACCTGGCGACCTACACGGGTTCGATGCCGACGAGTCCCGAACTGTCCGCTGATCCCGACCAGTGGGCCAGCGACGCGCAGCCATTCTCGCCGTTGGCGAGTCGCGACATCGAGGGCCGCTTCAACCCCAACCTAATTGTGCTGCGCGCACCGACCGAGCGGCGCTCGCACCGCGGCGAGGAGTTTGCCTATGTGCTCACCGGACGGTTGCGGGTGGTGTTCGACGATCGCGCGGTCGAACTTGAGGCGGGCGACAGCATTTACTTTTGGGCCGCGGAGAGTCATCGCTACGAGCCAATATCGGAGGACGTGAAGCTGCTCTCGATCGTGCTCGACCCGGTTCCGACCAGTACCCGCGGGCTACGATTTGCTCGAAACTAG
- a CDS encoding redoxin domain-containing protein, which produces MNTFKLITSAVAALSISAAFAQGATAAQPKAPALKEGAKAPALAVAKWVKGKPVPKFEKGKIYVVEFWATWCGPCKTSIPHITEMAKKYAGKVSFNGISVWENKRDNKDTSYYATVEKFVKDMGTKMNYNIAIDGPAGAVSDAWMKASGQNGIPTAFIVGKDGTIAWIGHPMDGLEETLDQIIAGKFDPKANAKKRAEAAALEAEMEAAFNDLSLAMGTQDYDKVSDIYRKLSAKMPTGKAQICASIYSAIWDQNREEALKFAKSFQADFDKDAMALNEVAWSIVEVNDATKEDYMYACSLAEKAAKIRDKDYAILDTYAYALFRCGDKAKAIEVQTKAVELADKDAAADAELKKELKERLELFKKS; this is translated from the coding sequence ATGAATACTTTTAAGCTGATCACCAGCGCGGTTGCCGCGCTCTCCATTTCGGCCGCGTTTGCGCAAGGCGCAACTGCCGCTCAACCCAAGGCCCCGGCTCTGAAGGAAGGCGCCAAAGCCCCCGCTCTTGCCGTCGCCAAGTGGGTCAAAGGCAAGCCCGTGCCCAAGTTCGAAAAGGGCAAGATTTACGTCGTGGAGTTCTGGGCGACCTGGTGCGGCCCGTGCAAAACCAGCATCCCGCACATCACCGAAATGGCCAAGAAGTACGCCGGCAAGGTGAGCTTCAACGGCATCAGCGTTTGGGAGAACAAGCGCGACAACAAGGACACGAGCTACTACGCCACGGTCGAAAAGTTTGTCAAGGACATGGGCACGAAGATGAACTACAACATCGCCATCGACGGCCCGGCGGGCGCCGTGAGCGACGCCTGGATGAAGGCATCGGGCCAAAACGGAATCCCGACCGCGTTTATCGTCGGCAAGGACGGCACGATCGCCTGGATCGGTCACCCCATGGACGGCCTGGAAGAAACGCTCGACCAGATTATCGCCGGCAAGTTTGACCCCAAGGCCAACGCCAAGAAGCGCGCCGAAGCGGCCGCTCTTGAAGCCGAAATGGAGGCCGCGTTCAACGACCTGAGCCTCGCCATGGGCACGCAAGATTACGACAAGGTGTCGGACATCTACCGCAAGCTCTCGGCCAAGATGCCGACGGGCAAGGCTCAGATTTGCGCGAGCATCTACTCGGCGATTTGGGATCAAAACCGAGAAGAAGCGCTGAAGTTCGCCAAGAGTTTCCAAGCTGACTTTGACAAGGACGCGATGGCGCTCAACGAGGTCGCCTGGTCGATTGTTGAAGTCAACGACGCCACCAAGGAAGACTACATGTACGCCTGTTCGCTCGCCGAAAAGGCCGCCAAGATTCGCGACAAGGACTACGCGATCCTGGACACCTACGCTTACGCGCTCTTCCGCTGCGGCGACAAGGCGAAGGCGATTGAGGTTCAAACCAAGGCGGTGGAACTCGCCGACAAGGACGCCGCGGCCGACGCCGAGCTCAAGAAAGAGCTCAAGGAACGACTCGAACTCTTCAAGAAGAGCTAA
- a CDS encoding pyridoxal phosphate-dependent aminotransferase, which produces MPKSSLRADTMPPSPIRKLMPYADAAKARGTKIFHLNIGQPDVMAPTEFWDGVKAVHGRIVDYTHSQGTPGLRAAMREFYASIGIELSDSELLVTTAGSEAVLFAMMCTCNPGDEVIVPEPFYANYLGFSVPAGVKIVPITTRLEDNYALPSAEEFERRITPNTKAILICNPSNPTGTVYSDDQLMALRDLVLKHDLFLIADEVYREFNYTGAPIRSVLQLEGLENHAVMVDSVSKRYSLCGARVGFLASRHAEVMSGAARFAQARLSPPLLEQIGVEAATKTPQAHFDAMREEYTRRRDVLVRELASVPGVVVPKIDGAFYAMVRLPIDDCDKFCQWLLESFELDGQTLMLAPASGFYATPGLGKDEVRIAYVLECDKIVEAVRCLRVALERYPGRVPTPAGAAN; this is translated from the coding sequence ATGCCTAAATCCAGCCTTCGCGCGGACACGATGCCGCCGAGCCCGATCCGCAAGTTGATGCCCTACGCGGACGCGGCCAAAGCGCGTGGAACAAAGATTTTTCACCTCAACATCGGGCAACCCGACGTGATGGCGCCGACCGAGTTTTGGGACGGCGTCAAAGCCGTGCACGGGCGGATTGTGGACTACACGCACTCGCAGGGCACACCTGGCCTCCGCGCGGCCATGCGCGAGTTCTATGCCTCGATCGGCATAGAGCTAAGCGACAGCGAACTGCTCGTCACCACCGCGGGTTCCGAAGCCGTGCTCTTCGCCATGATGTGCACGTGCAATCCGGGCGACGAGGTGATTGTGCCCGAGCCGTTTTACGCGAACTATCTGGGATTCTCCGTTCCGGCGGGCGTAAAGATCGTGCCGATTACGACGCGCCTTGAAGACAACTACGCGTTGCCGAGCGCCGAGGAGTTTGAGCGCCGCATTACGCCAAACACGAAAGCGATTTTGATCTGCAATCCGAGCAACCCGACGGGCACGGTTTACAGCGACGATCAGCTGATGGCCTTGCGCGATTTGGTGTTGAAGCACGACCTCTTTTTGATTGCCGACGAGGTGTACCGCGAGTTCAATTACACGGGGGCGCCGATTCGCAGTGTGCTGCAGCTTGAAGGTCTTGAGAATCACGCGGTCATGGTGGATTCGGTCAGCAAGCGTTACTCGCTTTGTGGCGCGCGCGTGGGGTTTTTGGCCTCCCGCCACGCCGAGGTGATGTCGGGCGCAGCCCGCTTCGCTCAGGCCCGACTTTCGCCGCCGCTGCTGGAGCAGATCGGTGTGGAAGCCGCGACCAAAACTCCGCAGGCGCACTTCGACGCGATGCGCGAGGAATACACGCGCCGCCGCGACGTGCTAGTTCGCGAATTGGCGAGCGTCCCGGGCGTGGTGGTGCCGAAGATTGATGGCGCGTTTTACGCCATGGTGCGGTTGCCGATTGACGACTGCGACAAGTTCTGTCAGTGGCTGCTGGAGTCGTTCGAGCTCGACGGCCAGACGCTGATGCTGGCTCCGGCCAGCGGGTTCTACGCCACTCCCGGCCTCGGCAAAGACGAGGTGCGGATTGCCTACGTGCTGGAGTGCGATAAGATCGTCGAGGCGGTTCGTTGCCTTCGCGTGGCGCTGGAGCGCTATCCAGGGCGCGTGCCAACTCCGGCGGGCGCAGCGAACTAA
- a CDS encoding response regulator, producing MPRILVIDDEDAVLNAVKRRMERQGYEVDAASTAAEGITKIQDSKDPFDAIVTDMSIEDPEAGLHVLNAAFARDLFAEVIVMTAYGNVANAVECMRRGAFDYVEKNSPGVDVFELLTMKVDQAIDRRRQDVRAVERWERAARIQEKRHGDA from the coding sequence ATGCCCCGAATCCTTGTGATCGATGACGAAGACGCGGTTTTGAACGCGGTGAAGCGCCGCATGGAGCGGCAAGGCTACGAAGTGGATGCCGCATCCACGGCCGCCGAAGGGATCACCAAGATTCAGGATTCCAAGGACCCATTCGACGCGATTGTCACCGACATGAGCATCGAGGATCCCGAAGCGGGCCTACACGTGCTCAACGCGGCTTTCGCCCGCGACCTCTTCGCCGAGGTCATCGTAATGACCGCTTACGGCAACGTCGCCAACGCCGTGGAATGTATGCGGCGGGGAGCCTTTGATTACGTCGAAAAGAACTCGCCTGGCGTGGACGTGTTCGAGCTATTGACCATGAAGGTGGACCAAGCGATTGATCGCCGTCGCCAAGACGTGCGCGCCGTTGAGCGCTGGGAGCGCGCAGCCCGAATTCAGGAGAAGCGACACGGCGATGCCTAA
- a CDS encoding tetratricopeptide repeat protein, whose product MSLQKWFGYGINPDYDTGVREHSAGNFEEAIDPLRRVLAAKNPTLHRQAHFYLAEALTNAGLRALRREEAGDAVTYLTEAVSLHPSFPDVRLHLAHALYLVGDVNGSKQQISESLRLNPKYPRAVFFSGLMQFEHGDAEIGLLAMQHAATLDPLFGGDRFLAGQRNFELGDRGTALAHFHVLLQLEHNDVKTYIRLGDQFAGKNQHELASAEYERALELQPQYADVRMKYGQCLLELNQVGRAASEFEKAIEINPNFADAHALLGVAYRRLGELDRAKKSFTTAVTINPEHLIASRELVRFR is encoded by the coding sequence ATGTCACTTCAAAAGTGGTTTGGCTACGGAATTAATCCCGACTACGATACGGGCGTACGGGAGCATTCGGCGGGGAATTTCGAAGAAGCAATCGACCCCTTGCGCCGCGTGTTGGCCGCAAAGAACCCGACCCTACACCGGCAAGCGCACTTCTATTTGGCCGAGGCGCTCACCAACGCCGGGCTGCGCGCGCTGCGCCGTGAAGAAGCAGGCGACGCCGTGACCTACCTCACCGAAGCGGTCTCCCTGCACCCGAGCTTCCCCGATGTCCGGCTGCATTTGGCGCATGCGCTGTATCTGGTGGGCGATGTGAACGGGTCGAAGCAACAAATTTCCGAGTCGTTGCGGCTCAACCCCAAGTATCCGCGCGCGGTGTTCTTCTCCGGACTCATGCAGTTTGAGCACGGCGACGCCGAGATTGGCTTGCTGGCCATGCAGCACGCGGCGACGCTTGACCCGCTGTTCGGCGGCGACCGGTTTTTGGCCGGCCAACGCAACTTTGAGTTGGGCGACCGGGGTACGGCGCTGGCGCACTTCCACGTTTTGCTGCAACTGGAGCACAACGACGTGAAGACCTACATTCGGCTGGGCGACCAGTTCGCCGGTAAGAATCAGCACGAGTTGGCGAGCGCCGAATATGAGCGGGCGCTCGAGCTTCAGCCGCAGTATGCCGATGTCCGCATGAAGTACGGTCAGTGCCTGCTAGAACTCAACCAGGTGGGCCGCGCCGCTAGCGAATTCGAAAAGGCGATCGAGATCAATCCGAACTTCGCCGATGCGCACGCGCTGCTTGGCGTCGCGTATCGCCGCCTGGGCGAACTCGACCGAGCCAAGAAGAGTTTTACGACCGCGGTGACCATCAATCCCGAGCATCTCATCGCCTCGCGCGAACTCGTTCGGTTTCGTTAA
- a CDS encoding arginine--tRNA ligase — MLRDLLAQKVNVALHAVRSDVAWPVAEIQDSKAPEFGDYTTNIAMIASKLAASNPRALGEALVAQLQGMSGITRAEVAGPGFVNLWVEPSLIAAQVGEVLTQGDSFGSLQAADPQRINVEFVSVNPNGPITIGSGRGAAYGSALCNVLEAAGHQVHREYYINDGVNSEQMRLFAESVRSMVEGTPFPENGYRGDYVQEVAAKLKPGMDYRTESEALMIHAQRTALSAFGVEFDTWFSEQSLHEAGRVAEEIDHLQASGVADENPTRAKLKLAKGGKIEDVEIEAQVNDADDAEGGGATLWLRSTKFGDDQDRVLRRRDGRLTYISSDVAYHKDKFNRPANAHRLITILGPDHHGYIGRLQSVVAAMLVAEGEVPQPEPGAELSEVEAKLYRSVAERDLCVAALALAKQRLEVQIYQLVRFLKDGQPAPMRKRDGNIFALIDLMREIGTHLKPAASEDEQLGVGRDVARFFYLMRSHDTTFDFDLDLAQRESDENPVFYVQYAHARICSVIAKAAEQGFTPDAAQTVALSDPRELTLIKKVVDLPFEVGRSAQDYGVHRLTTYAMELARSYHAFYDGCRVIQADQPTLTAARLALCEAAALSLRRSLAILGISAPERM, encoded by the coding sequence TTGTTACGCGACCTCCTCGCTCAAAAAGTCAATGTTGCCCTTCACGCGGTTCGCTCCGACGTGGCGTGGCCGGTCGCGGAAATCCAGGATTCCAAGGCGCCCGAGTTTGGCGACTACACGACCAACATCGCGATGATCGCCAGCAAGCTCGCGGCCAGTAACCCGCGCGCGCTCGGCGAGGCCCTGGTGGCGCAGCTGCAAGGCATGAGCGGAATCACGCGCGCCGAAGTTGCCGGGCCGGGATTCGTCAACCTTTGGGTCGAACCCAGCCTCATCGCCGCGCAGGTCGGCGAGGTGCTCACGCAGGGCGATTCTTTTGGTTCGCTTCAAGCGGCTGACCCTCAGCGCATCAATGTCGAATTCGTGTCGGTAAACCCGAACGGACCCATCACCATCGGCTCGGGTCGCGGCGCGGCCTATGGCTCGGCGCTGTGCAATGTGCTGGAGGCGGCGGGCCACCAAGTTCACCGCGAGTACTACATCAACGACGGCGTGAACTCGGAGCAAATGCGCCTCTTCGCCGAGAGCGTCCGCAGCATGGTCGAAGGCACGCCCTTCCCCGAGAACGGATATCGCGGCGACTACGTGCAAGAGGTGGCGGCCAAGCTCAAACCGGGCATGGATTACCGCACGGAAAGCGAGGCGCTGATGATCCATGCGCAACGAACCGCGCTCAGCGCGTTTGGAGTGGAATTCGACACCTGGTTCAGCGAGCAAAGCCTGCACGAAGCGGGCCGCGTCGCCGAGGAAATTGACCACCTGCAAGCCAGTGGCGTCGCCGACGAAAACCCGACTCGCGCCAAGCTCAAGCTGGCCAAGGGCGGCAAAATCGAGGATGTCGAGATCGAGGCGCAAGTCAACGATGCCGACGACGCCGAAGGTGGCGGCGCGACGCTTTGGCTCCGCTCGACCAAGTTTGGCGATGACCAAGATCGCGTGCTGCGGCGTCGCGATGGCCGCCTGACCTACATTTCCAGCGATGTCGCTTATCACAAGGACAAGTTCAACCGACCCGCCAACGCGCATCGGCTGATCACGATCTTGGGGCCAGATCACCATGGTTACATCGGGCGCTTGCAGTCGGTGGTGGCGGCGATGCTCGTTGCCGAGGGTGAAGTGCCTCAGCCTGAACCGGGCGCGGAACTCAGCGAGGTCGAAGCCAAGCTTTACCGATCGGTCGCCGAGCGCGACCTTTGTGTGGCCGCGCTGGCCCTGGCCAAGCAACGCCTGGAAGTGCAGATTTACCAGCTGGTCCGGTTCCTGAAGGACGGTCAACCCGCGCCGATGCGCAAACGCGACGGCAACATTTTCGCGCTGATTGACCTGATGCGCGAGATCGGGACGCACCTTAAGCCGGCGGCGAGCGAGGACGAGCAGCTGGGGGTCGGGCGCGATGTCGCGCGCTTCTTCTATCTCATGCGCTCGCACGATACGACGTTTGACTTTGACCTCGATTTGGCGCAGCGCGAGTCTGATGAGAACCCGGTGTTCTATGTCCAATACGCGCATGCCCGCATCTGTTCGGTTATCGCCAAGGCCGCGGAGCAAGGGTTCACGCCCGATGCCGCTCAGACTGTCGCTCTGAGCGATCCGCGCGAGCTCACGCTGATCAAAAAGGTGGTGGACCTGCCGTTCGAGGTGGGGCGATCGGCCCAAGATTACGGCGTGCACCGGCTGACCACCTACGCCATGGAACTGGCTCGCAGCTACCACGCGTTTTACGATGGGTGCCGCGTGATTCAAGCCGACCAACCGACCCTCACCGCCGCCCGATTGGCGCTTTGCGAAGCGGCCGCCCTCAGTTTGCGACGAAGTTTGGCCATCCTCGGCATTTCCGCGCCGGAACGCATGTAG